Proteins co-encoded in one Holophagales bacterium genomic window:
- a CDS encoding GTPase, which produces MVKGVRRLAILGAAGRDFHNFNTTYRDDPSVEIVAFTATQIPGIAGRRYPAELAGPRYPNGIRIVPEDDLERLIRNERVDICVFAYSDVSHETVMHLASRCIVAGADFKLLSNDRTMIPSMVPVIAITAVRTGAGKSQTTRYVSSILKKMGKKVVAIRHPMPYGDLVEQACQRFADYSDLDKHKCTIEEREEYEPHIDNGFIIYSGVDYGQILKAAEEEAEVILWDGGNNDLPFYRPDVHICIADPLRPGHEMSYHPGEANFRRADIILINKCDSADEKDIASIEANAAKVNPKARILRANSPATCDKPEMVKGKRVLVIEDGPTLTHGGMTYGAGVVAAKRNGAAEIVDPTPFAVGSIKETYEKYPNARGILPAMGYSAQQIAELEETIEKTPCDLVLVGTPIDLTRVLKIAKPAARVRYELEPLVPGLLEEEIRKVVR; this is translated from the coding sequence ATGGTGAAAGGCGTACGTCGGCTCGCGATCCTGGGCGCTGCCGGCCGGGACTTCCACAACTTCAACACGACCTATCGCGACGACCCGTCGGTCGAGATCGTCGCGTTCACCGCCACGCAGATCCCGGGCATCGCCGGGCGCCGCTACCCCGCCGAGCTCGCGGGCCCCCGCTACCCCAACGGGATCCGGATCGTTCCCGAGGACGACCTCGAGCGCCTGATCCGCAACGAGCGCGTCGACATCTGCGTCTTCGCCTACTCCGACGTGTCGCACGAGACCGTCATGCACCTGGCCTCGCGCTGCATCGTCGCGGGGGCCGACTTCAAGCTCCTCTCCAACGACCGGACGATGATCCCGTCGATGGTCCCGGTCATCGCCATCACGGCGGTGCGGACGGGGGCCGGGAAGAGCCAGACGACCCGCTACGTCTCGTCGATCCTCAAGAAGATGGGCAAGAAGGTCGTCGCCATCCGCCACCCGATGCCCTACGGCGACCTCGTCGAGCAGGCCTGCCAGCGCTTCGCCGACTACTCCGACCTCGACAAGCACAAGTGCACGATCGAGGAGCGCGAGGAGTACGAGCCGCACATCGACAACGGCTTCATCATCTATTCCGGCGTCGACTACGGCCAGATCCTCAAGGCGGCGGAGGAAGAGGCCGAGGTCATCCTCTGGGACGGCGGCAACAACGACCTGCCGTTCTACCGGCCCGACGTCCACATCTGCATCGCCGACCCGCTCCGCCCCGGCCACGAGATGTCGTACCACCCGGGCGAGGCGAACTTCCGCCGCGCCGACATCATCCTCATCAACAAGTGCGACTCGGCCGACGAGAAGGACATCGCGTCGATCGAGGCGAACGCGGCGAAGGTGAACCCGAAGGCCCGCATCCTCCGGGCGAACTCGCCCGCGACCTGCGACAAGCCGGAGATGGTCAAGGGCAAGAGGGTCCTCGTCATCGAGGACGGCCCGACGCTGACGCACGGCGGAATGACCTACGGCGCCGGCGTCGTCGCCGCGAAGCGCAACGGAGCGGCCGAGATCGTCGACCCGACCCCGTTCGCCGTCGGCTCCATCAAGGAGACGTACGAGAAGTACCCGAACGCCAGGGGGATCCTCCCGGCGATGGGGTACAGCGCGCAGCAGATCGCCGAGCTCGAGGAGACGATCGAGAAGACCCCGTGCGATCTCGTCCTCGTCGGCACGCCCATCGACCTCACCCGCGTTCTGAAGATCGCCAAGCCGGCCGCCCGCGTTCGCTACGAGCTCGAGCCTCTCGTTCCCGGCCTCCTCGAGGAGGAGATACGGAAGGTCGTCCGCTGA
- a CDS encoding serine/threonine-protein phosphatase — protein MATRRAWMDLARETLESFDSQDVADLYSVEWAEARGVLVSEHQDAIEKERPGWRRELLRTSAVLHGLVRRLSPTRRLVVLVVLIGFLVAFLKLVTGGWPADATWAVFTLLLCTVLLLLLLGLELVDKLRFRDELVMARQLQAELVPQSLPAIPGFELGAFNRVANTVGGDLYEFQPLEKGGLAILFGDASGHGMAAGLVMAVAHTAWRLQLERDPSPGEVLATLNRVLCRLGSCRTSGPRQFFAGVALLLQPDGSFVAAIAGHPPVLRVGTGGQVLERFGRGAYPLGVKQAQSYEVEAGRLGPGELLLLHSDGLPEARDASDREFGDGRVLSVLSRMAGRSAPDVAAALSAEVLAFLDRRPVGDDVSIAVLRRLPD, from the coding sequence ATGGCCACGCGTCGCGCCTGGATGGACCTCGCCCGGGAGACCCTCGAATCCTTCGACTCGCAGGACGTCGCAGACCTCTACTCGGTGGAGTGGGCCGAAGCGCGGGGCGTCCTCGTCTCCGAGCACCAGGACGCCATCGAGAAGGAGCGGCCGGGATGGCGGAGGGAGCTCCTCCGGACGAGCGCCGTTCTCCACGGGCTCGTGCGGCGCCTCTCGCCGACCCGGCGCCTCGTCGTCCTCGTCGTCCTGATCGGCTTCCTGGTCGCCTTCCTCAAGCTCGTCACGGGCGGCTGGCCGGCGGACGCCACCTGGGCGGTCTTCACGCTCCTCCTGTGCACCGTGCTCCTCCTCCTCCTCCTCGGCCTCGAGCTCGTCGACAAGCTCCGGTTTCGCGACGAGCTCGTCATGGCCCGGCAGCTCCAGGCCGAGCTCGTCCCGCAGTCGCTTCCCGCCATCCCCGGCTTCGAGCTGGGCGCTTTCAACCGCGTCGCGAACACCGTCGGCGGCGACCTCTACGAGTTCCAGCCGCTCGAGAAGGGCGGGCTGGCGATCCTCTTCGGGGACGCGTCGGGGCACGGGATGGCGGCCGGCCTCGTGATGGCCGTGGCGCACACCGCGTGGCGGCTGCAGCTCGAGAGGGACCCTTCGCCGGGAGAGGTCCTGGCGACGTTGAACCGGGTCCTCTGCAGGCTCGGGAGCTGCCGCACCTCCGGGCCCCGCCAGTTCTTCGCCGGCGTGGCCCTTCTCCTGCAGCCCGACGGGAGCTTCGTCGCCGCGATCGCCGGGCATCCGCCGGTTCTCAGGGTCGGCACCGGCGGGCAGGTCCTGGAGCGCTTCGGCCGCGGGGCCTACCCGCTCGGCGTGAAGCAGGCGCAGTCGTACGAGGTCGAGGCGGGCCGCCTCGGACCGGGGGAGCTGCTTCTCCTCCACTCCGACGGGCTTCCGGAGGCCCGCGACGCGAGCGACCGGGAGTTCGGAGACGGGCGCGTCCTGTCGGTCCTCTCGCGGATGGCGGGCCGGTCGGCACCCGACGTGGCCGCGGCCCTCTCGGCGGAGGTCCTCGCGTTCCTCGACCGGCGCCCGGTCGGCGACGACGTTTCCATCGCCGTGCTCCGGCGCCTGCCCGACTGA
- a CDS encoding threonylcarbamoyl-AMP synthase: MLLPPTPSALRRAAAALKRGEPVAFPTETVYGLGANALDPKAVRRIFEAKGRPDDNPLIVHVTGLPMVRRLVKAIPPEARALAARFWPGPLTIVLPKRSSVPDIVTAGLPTVAVRVPDHPVALALIEAAGMPIAAPSANRSGRPSPTRAAHVATDFPGLLVLDGGPARHGLESTVIALGDPPRILRLGAIPFEELRAVLPGLKIATKARARAESPGMKHRHYAPARPLVLFRRSRAAALREALAADPKALLLCADADAPLFPGTRPVRLGATPVQIAHHLFDALRTGRRGSVLLAYALPRRGLLRAVMDRLERAATRIV; the protein is encoded by the coding sequence GTGCTCCTTCCGCCGACCCCCTCCGCACTCCGTCGCGCCGCCGCCGCGCTCAAGCGTGGTGAGCCGGTCGCCTTCCCCACGGAGACGGTCTACGGCCTCGGGGCGAACGCCCTCGACCCGAAGGCGGTCCGGAGGATCTTCGAGGCGAAGGGACGCCCCGACGACAACCCGCTCATCGTCCACGTCACGGGCCTTCCGATGGTCCGGCGGCTCGTCAAGGCGATCCCGCCGGAGGCCCGGGCGCTCGCGGCGCGCTTCTGGCCCGGACCGCTGACGATCGTCCTGCCGAAGAGAAGCTCGGTTCCGGACATCGTGACGGCGGGACTCCCGACGGTCGCCGTCCGCGTCCCCGACCATCCCGTAGCGCTCGCCCTGATCGAAGCTGCCGGAATGCCGATCGCCGCGCCGAGCGCGAACCGCTCGGGCCGTCCGAGCCCGACGCGCGCCGCCCACGTCGCCACGGACTTTCCCGGCCTCCTCGTCCTCGACGGCGGCCCCGCCCGGCACGGCCTCGAGTCGACGGTCATCGCCCTCGGCGACCCGCCGCGCATCCTGCGGCTCGGGGCGATCCCGTTCGAGGAGCTGCGGGCCGTTCTTCCCGGCCTCAAAATCGCGACGAAGGCCCGGGCGCGCGCGGAGAGCCCGGGCATGAAGCACCGCCACTACGCACCGGCCCGTCCGCTCGTCCTCTTCCGCCGCTCGCGCGCCGCCGCCCTGCGGGAGGCGCTCGCGGCCGACCCGAAGGCCCTTCTCCTCTGCGCCGACGCCGATGCGCCCCTCTTTCCCGGGACCCGCCCGGTCCGGCTCGGCGCGACGCCCGTCCAGATCGCTCACCACCTCTTCGACGCGCTTCGGACCGGGCGGCGCGGAAGCGTTCTCCTGGCCTACGCCCTCCCCCGCCGTGGTCTCCTCAGGGCCGTCATGGACAGGCTGGAGCGCGCCGCGACCCGGATCGTCTGA
- a CDS encoding DUF4442 domain-containing protein: MTKKVTSPGREIRDAWSRFSRLPAGDRLFSWALGRMVPYSGSIGAVVRELAPGRARVELSDRRKVRNHLDSIHAVALMNLAELSTGLALNTGLPDDARAILTRLTIEYGKKARGTLTSECSIEPPQSNERREVDVEAVIRDASGDVVAKAAARWLVGPARSTEAR, from the coding sequence ATGACGAAGAAGGTGACGTCGCCCGGGCGGGAGATCCGCGACGCCTGGAGCCGCTTCTCGCGGCTCCCTGCGGGAGACCGGCTCTTCAGCTGGGCGCTCGGCCGCATGGTGCCGTACTCGGGCTCCATCGGCGCCGTCGTCCGAGAGCTGGCGCCGGGTCGGGCGCGGGTCGAGCTGAGCGACCGGCGGAAGGTGAGGAACCACCTCGACTCCATCCACGCCGTTGCCCTCATGAATCTCGCCGAGCTTTCCACCGGCCTCGCCCTCAACACCGGCCTTCCCGACGACGCCCGCGCGATCCTGACCCGGCTGACGATCGAGTACGGCAAGAAGGCGCGCGGCACGCTGACGTCGGAGTGCTCGATCGAGCCGCCGCAGTCGAACGAGCGGCGCGAGGTGGACGTCGAAGCGGTCATCCGCGACGCCTCCGGGGACGTCGTGGCGAAAGCGGCGGCGCGGTGGCTCGTCGGCCCCGCGAGATCCACAGAGGCGAGGTGA
- a CDS encoding nitronate monooxygenase, producing the protein MYPCSNPELVAAVSEAGGIGIVQPLSLVYAHKHEFRKGLEKIRSLTKKPIGLNVLTEKSLSRVYRKRMEGYVDVALEHGVRFFVTALGNPAWVVERVRPFGGIVYHDVVDRRWAEKAVAGGVHGLLCVNDRAGGHAGYRTPEQLVEDLRPFGLPLVCAGGVGNPAGFARALALGYDGVQMGTRFIATTECDSHDDYKTAILRAKEDDIVLTERITGVPLAVIRTPYVERIGTKAGPLGRLLLKGRTTKHWMRAWYSVRSFWQLKAAIRNGSSTKDAWQAGKSVGEIDAVLPVAEVMAGFAAAYGEAAGT; encoded by the coding sequence ATGTACCCCTGCTCGAACCCCGAGCTCGTCGCCGCCGTCTCGGAGGCGGGAGGCATCGGCATCGTCCAGCCGCTCTCGCTCGTCTACGCCCACAAGCACGAGTTCCGGAAGGGGCTCGAGAAGATCCGCAGCCTCACGAAGAAGCCGATCGGCCTGAACGTCCTGACCGAGAAGTCCCTCTCGCGCGTCTACCGGAAGCGGATGGAGGGGTACGTCGACGTCGCCCTGGAGCACGGCGTCCGCTTCTTCGTCACGGCCCTCGGCAACCCGGCGTGGGTCGTCGAGAGGGTCCGTCCGTTCGGCGGCATCGTCTACCACGACGTCGTCGACCGGAGGTGGGCCGAGAAGGCGGTCGCGGGAGGCGTCCACGGCCTCCTCTGCGTCAACGACCGGGCCGGCGGCCACGCCGGATACCGCACGCCGGAGCAGCTCGTCGAAGACCTCCGCCCGTTCGGGCTCCCGCTCGTCTGCGCCGGGGGCGTCGGCAATCCCGCCGGGTTCGCGCGGGCCCTCGCCCTCGGCTACGACGGTGTCCAGATGGGCACCCGCTTCATCGCGACAACCGAGTGCGACTCGCACGACGACTACAAGACGGCGATCCTCCGGGCGAAGGAGGACGACATCGTCCTCACCGAGCGGATCACCGGCGTTCCGCTCGCCGTCATCCGGACGCCGTACGTCGAGAGGATCGGCACGAAGGCGGGGCCGCTCGGCCGCCTCCTCCTCAAGGGGCGAACGACGAAGCACTGGATGCGCGCCTGGTACTCCGTCCGCTCGTTCTGGCAGCTCAAGGCCGCGATCCGGAACGGGAGCTCGACGAAGGACGCCTGGCAGGCGGGGAAGAGCGTCGGCGAGATCGACGCGGTCCTCCCGGTGGCCGAGGTGATGGCGGGGTTCGCTGCGGCGTATGGCGAGGCGGCTGGAACCTGA
- the glgX gene encoding glycogen debranching protein GlgX, giving the protein MASSHPSPSFLDLIAPDFAVLRGHPIPFGATPTGRGVNFSVYARHATAVSLVLFSPGEELPAAEFPLDPRYNRTGDVWHALLRGLDPAVTWAWRAERSVPPGAPWHRYGTSLLLDPYARAVAGAAEWGASPSPGEETPWEGVRARRGVVAAKEFDWGFDQPIDRHLADSVIYELHVRSFTRHPSSGVAHPGTFRGLVEKIPYLVELGVTAVELMPVTEFEENDNERRNPLTGERLKNLWGYHPISLFAPRTAYGASTEAGAVVDEFKEMVKALHEAGIEVILDVVFNHTGEGDEKGPTHSFRGLDNATYYILDGDGRYANFSGCGNTFNCNHPVVRNLILDSLAYWVTEMHVDGFRFDLASILGRGRDGSVLTNPPLLERIAADPVLANTKLIAEAWDAAGLYQVGHFPNWGRWAEWNGRYRDDLRRFLKGDQGMVSLLATRLSGSADLYQGGGRAPHHSINFVTSHDGFPLADLFTYSRKVNEANGEGNRDGGDDNHSWNCGHEGPGGPPEVERLRRRMARNAFALLLVSQGVPMILSGDEAGRTQSGNNNAYCQDNEVSWIDWGLAEKNADLVRFVKTLIRFRKENPLLRRRSFVPEGPGSAPVTWHGHTPFRPDWSQGATCLGMHLKDPARGDDVYVVTNASHEAHRVVLPPASEGRRWHLLADTYREPPADVFEEGREPLLANPERLEVGPRSVVILTGKRP; this is encoded by the coding sequence ATGGCCTCTTCGCACCCCTCCCCGAGCTTCCTGGACCTCATCGCCCCCGATTTCGCCGTCCTGAGGGGCCACCCGATTCCCTTCGGCGCGACGCCGACCGGGCGAGGCGTGAATTTCTCCGTGTACGCCCGCCACGCCACGGCGGTCTCCCTCGTCCTCTTCTCACCGGGAGAGGAGCTGCCCGCTGCCGAGTTCCCTCTCGACCCGCGCTACAACCGGACCGGAGACGTCTGGCACGCGCTCCTTCGGGGCCTCGACCCGGCGGTGACGTGGGCCTGGCGCGCGGAGCGATCCGTCCCGCCGGGCGCGCCGTGGCACCGCTACGGAACGTCGCTCCTCCTCGACCCGTACGCACGGGCCGTGGCGGGTGCGGCCGAGTGGGGCGCGTCTCCCAGCCCCGGCGAGGAGACGCCCTGGGAGGGCGTCCGGGCGCGGCGCGGCGTCGTCGCCGCGAAGGAGTTCGACTGGGGCTTCGACCAGCCGATCGACCGGCACCTCGCCGACTCGGTCATCTACGAGCTCCACGTGCGGAGCTTCACGCGGCACCCCTCGTCCGGTGTCGCGCACCCCGGGACCTTCCGCGGGCTCGTGGAGAAGATCCCGTACCTCGTCGAGCTCGGCGTCACGGCGGTCGAGCTGATGCCGGTGACCGAGTTCGAGGAGAACGACAACGAGAGGCGGAACCCGCTCACGGGCGAGCGGCTGAAGAACCTCTGGGGCTACCACCCGATCTCCCTCTTCGCTCCCCGCACGGCTTACGGCGCGAGCACCGAGGCGGGCGCCGTCGTCGACGAGTTCAAGGAGATGGTGAAGGCGCTCCACGAAGCGGGGATCGAGGTGATCCTGGACGTCGTCTTCAACCACACGGGCGAGGGGGACGAGAAGGGCCCCACCCATTCTTTCAGGGGGCTCGACAACGCGACGTACTACATCCTCGACGGAGACGGGCGCTACGCGAACTTCTCCGGCTGCGGGAACACCTTCAACTGCAATCACCCCGTCGTGAGGAACCTCATCCTCGACTCCCTCGCCTACTGGGTGACGGAGATGCACGTCGACGGCTTCCGGTTCGACCTCGCCTCGATTCTCGGGCGCGGGCGCGACGGCTCGGTCCTGACGAATCCCCCGCTCCTGGAGAGGATCGCCGCCGATCCCGTCCTGGCGAACACGAAGCTCATCGCCGAGGCCTGGGACGCCGCCGGGCTCTACCAGGTGGGCCACTTTCCGAACTGGGGGCGCTGGGCCGAGTGGAACGGCCGGTATCGCGACGACCTGCGCCGCTTCCTGAAGGGAGACCAGGGGATGGTGTCGCTCCTGGCGACGCGTCTGTCGGGGAGCGCCGACCTCTACCAGGGAGGCGGCCGGGCGCCTCACCACTCGATCAACTTCGTGACGAGCCACGACGGCTTCCCGCTCGCCGACCTCTTCACGTACTCGCGGAAGGTCAACGAGGCGAACGGCGAGGGCAACCGCGACGGCGGCGACGACAACCACTCCTGGAATTGCGGCCACGAGGGGCCCGGGGGCCCGCCGGAGGTCGAGCGGCTGCGCCGCCGCATGGCCCGGAACGCCTTCGCGCTTCTCCTGGTTTCGCAGGGCGTGCCGATGATCCTCTCCGGGGACGAGGCGGGGCGGACTCAGTCTGGCAACAACAACGCCTACTGTCAGGACAACGAAGTCTCCTGGATCGACTGGGGCCTCGCCGAGAAGAACGCCGACCTCGTCAGGTTCGTGAAGACGCTCATCCGCTTCCGAAAGGAAAACCCGCTCCTGCGCCGCCGGAGCTTCGTCCCGGAGGGGCCGGGCTCGGCCCCGGTGACGTGGCACGGGCACACGCCTTTCCGGCCCGACTGGTCGCAGGGCGCGACGTGCCTGGGGATGCACCTGAAGGACCCCGCACGGGGGGACGACGTCTACGTCGTCACGAACGCGTCCCACGAGGCGCATCGCGTCGTCCTTCCTCCGGCCTCGGAGGGGCGCCGCTGGCACCTCCTGGCCGACACCTACCGGGAACCGCCAGCCGACGTCTTCGAGGAAGGACGGGAACCGCTCCTCGCCAACCCCGAACGGCTCGAGGTGGGGCCGAGGTCCGTCGTCATCCTCACCGGCAAGCGGCCCTGA